The following coding sequences lie in one Apium graveolens cultivar Ventura chromosome 1, ASM990537v1, whole genome shotgun sequence genomic window:
- the LOC141681412 gene encoding uncharacterized protein LOC141681412, whose translation MLWAYRTSPRTSTGETPFELAYGMEAMLPNEVGSPSHREINFDEIANEEGLRTNIELIDEARDQAIIRMEKYKEKTKEHFIKKSMFKNFQVGDLLLRDTEDSDPNNTGKLMPKWDGPYKIKEVLIQLF comes from the exons AtgttatgggcctacaggactagtccccgaacaagcacaggagaaactCCTTTCGAGCTAGCTTACGGAATGGAGGCAATGCTCCCCAATGAAGTGGGATCCCCCTCTCACCGAGAAATAAACTTTGATGAAATAGCTAATGAGGAGGGGCTTAGAACAAACATAGAGCTCATTGATGAGGCTCGGGACCAGGCTATAATAAGGATGGAAAAATACAAGGAGAAAACAAAGGAGCACTTCATTAAGAAGTCCATGttcaaaaactttcaagttggagacctgTTACTTCGAGATACAGAGGACTCAGATCCTAATAATACTGGAAAGTTGATGCCTAAATGGGATGGGCCCTATAAGATCAAAGAAGTCTTAATCCAG TTGTTTTAA